The following are encoded together in the Pseudomonas sediminis genome:
- the trpE gene encoding anthranilate synthase component I, with protein MTHEEFLRLAAEGYNRIPLACETIADFDTPLSIYLKLADAPNSYLLESVQGGEKWGRYSIIGLPARTVLRVHGHDVVITTDGVEVERHECADPLAFVEQFKARYKVPTIAGLPRFNGGLVGYFAYDSVRYVEPKLAAGVNPDALGTPDILLNVSDAVVVFDNLAGKMHAIVLADPAESDAFERGQTQLQDILHKLRQPFTPRLGVDLNKPAGAEPAFRSSFSREDYERSVSAIKDYILAGDCMQVVISQRMSIPFKAAPIDLYRALRCINPTPYMYFFNFGDFHVVGSSPEVLVRVEDNLVTVRPIAGTRPRGATEEQDLALEEDLLADAKEVAEHLMLIDLGRNDTGRVSEIGSVKLTEKMVIERYSNVMHIVSNVTGELKKGLTSMDALRAILPAGTLSGAPKIRAMEIIDELEPVKRGVYGGAVGYYAWNGNMDTAIAIRTAVIKDGELHVQAGAGIVADSVPALEWEETLNKRRAMFRAVALAEQTAVQPQE; from the coding sequence ATGACCCATGAAGAATTCCTGCGTTTAGCCGCTGAAGGCTACAATCGCATTCCGCTTGCCTGCGAAACCATCGCCGACTTCGACACGCCGCTGTCGATCTACCTGAAACTGGCCGATGCGCCCAACTCCTACCTGCTGGAGTCCGTGCAGGGCGGCGAAAAATGGGGCCGTTACTCGATCATCGGCCTGCCGGCGCGCACCGTGCTGCGTGTGCACGGTCATGACGTAGTGATCACCACCGACGGCGTCGAAGTCGAGCGCCACGAATGTGCCGATCCGCTGGCCTTCGTCGAGCAGTTCAAGGCGCGTTACAAGGTGCCGACCATTGCTGGTTTGCCGCGCTTCAATGGCGGCCTGGTCGGCTACTTCGCCTACGACAGCGTGCGTTACGTCGAGCCCAAACTGGCCGCGGGGGTGAACCCCGATGCGCTGGGCACGCCGGACATCCTGCTCAACGTCTCCGATGCCGTGGTGGTGTTCGATAACCTGGCCGGCAAGATGCACGCCATCGTGCTGGCCGATCCGGCTGAGAGCGACGCCTTCGAGCGTGGTCAGACGCAGTTGCAGGACATCCTGCACAAGCTGCGTCAGCCGTTTACCCCGCGCCTGGGTGTGGATCTGAACAAGCCGGCAGGCGCGGAGCCGGCGTTCCGCTCCAGCTTCAGCCGCGAGGATTACGAACGCTCGGTCAGCGCCATCAAGGATTACATCCTCGCTGGCGACTGCATGCAGGTGGTGATTTCCCAGCGCATGTCGATTCCGTTCAAGGCCGCGCCCATCGACCTGTACCGTGCGCTGCGCTGCATCAACCCGACGCCGTACATGTACTTCTTCAACTTCGGCGACTTCCACGTCGTCGGCTCGTCGCCGGAAGTGCTGGTGCGCGTCGAAGACAACCTGGTCACCGTGCGGCCCATCGCCGGCACTCGCCCGCGCGGCGCCACCGAGGAGCAGGACCTGGCGCTGGAAGAAGATCTGCTGGCCGATGCCAAGGAAGTCGCCGAGCACCTGATGCTCATCGACCTGGGCCGCAACGATACTGGGCGCGTCTCGGAAATCGGCTCGGTGAAACTGACCGAGAAGATGGTCATCGAGCGCTACTCCAACGTCATGCACATCGTTTCCAACGTCACCGGCGAGCTGAAAAAAGGCCTGACTTCGATGGACGCCCTGCGCGCCATCCTGCCGGCCGGCACCCTGTCCGGTGCGCCGAAGATCCGCGCGATGGAAATCATCGACGAGCTGGAGCCGGTCAAACGCGGCGTCTATGGCGGCGCGGTCGGTTACTACGCCTGGAACGGCAACATGGACACCGCCATCGCCATCCGCACCGCGGTGATCAAGGACGGCGAACTGCACGTGCAGGCCGGCGCCGGCATCGTCGCCGACTCGGTGCCCGCGCTGGAGTGGGAAGAAACCCTGAACAAGCGCCGCGCCATGTTCCGCGCCGTTGCGCTCGCCGAACAGACTGCCGTCCAGCCCCAGGAATAA